The genomic region TTTCCACGAAGATTGAAGATGCCCGGGACAAACGGGGGGAATTCTTCGGCCGGCGTCAACTCCGGGAGCCAGATCAGCTCGCGCACAGCCCTGGCGTCCACGGCGTATAGGACGCCATGGTGATCAATTATCAGATATGTGCTGTTCACGACTATCCGACCATCCCGATTGCCCCCGCGAATCGGCGAACACTGATAATATTAATCTAATACCATGATGAAATTTATGCCACCATTATTTCTATCCGCTCGCGCAGTTGGGCCGCCGTTATTCCCTCATAATATTCGATCGCGGAATCATCCGGCATGGCATTCAGCGCATCCAGCGCGGCCTTCCGCATTTTGATGGCGCCGTTCAGATCGCCATCGTTTTCCAATATCGCCGCCAAGTCCAAAAAGGCCGGGGCGAAGGCCGGCGCAAGGTATATCACTTTGCGAAGCGAGTCTTTGGCCATCTCGATGTCCCCCGCCTCCTCGGCGATGCGGGAAATCAGGTAATGCGGCTCCATGGCGTTCCAATCCGCCTCCACCGCTCTTTGCAGATAACGCAAGGCGCCGTCGTGATCCCCCATGTTGGCCAGCGCCCTGGCGGCGAGGCAAAGAATTTTCACGGATTTGGGGTCTTCGGCGAGAATCATTCCGGCTTTTTTCACCACATGGCCGTATTCCCCTTTCTCAAGGAGGCTCTCAATATCTGAAGCTCCATTGATAGTTAGAGCCCCTGCGGCGATATCACTTGTTTGCCCTCTAGCCGCATCTTTCATGATTGTTCGCGCAGGACGTTTTATCGCGGCGGCGTCGAACCTGACGGGCGCCGGCGTATCCGTGGATTGGCGTTTTGGCGGAGATTGGGCGGTGATGCGCTGATAGACGGCAGATTCGGGGAAAATCCTGCATTTAAGGCCTTTTACCGGCGTTGAATACAGCTCGCCATGCCCTGTCAGAAGATATCCTTCCTCATTTAGGGCCGCCGCCAGCCTTTCAGCAATCTCACCGGCGAATTCCCGGCCGTAATATAAAAGAAGGTTGCGGCATAAGATGAGGTCCATTTCCCCGGGGAGGGCGCCGGAATCGGAACTATCCGGGAAAGCCAGGTCGGCCTCGGTGAATGTCACCATTCCGCGGATGCGGCCGTCAAGTTCCCACTCGTTCCGGCTGTTCTTTTTAAAGTATCTTTCCTTGAATTTAGGCGAGGTCAGGCGGAATGACCAGTCTCCGTAAATCGCGGATTTTGCCTTGGCCAGAAAATCCTCCCTCAAATCAGTCCCGGCGATAAAAATATTCCAGCCGTTTCCGGCGGGAAGCAATTCGTCAACGGCCATGGCAATGGAATAAGGCTCTTCGCCGGTGGAACATCCCGCGCTCCATATGCGAAGGGTCTTGTCTTCATTGTGGCGTTTTATAAGCTCAGGCAGGATGACCCGGCGGATAAGCGAGAACTGCCCCGAGTCCCTGAAAAAGTACGTTTCGCCCACAGTGATGAATCTTGCCAGTTCCTTTCGTTCCAGGGCGGCTGATTGCGCCGAGGATTCCAGGATCGCGCAATAATCTTCCGGTGAGGAGATATGGAGGGATTTCATCCTTGAGGTGATCGCCGTTTCCAGCGTTTTGTCATTACCCGGATTTACACGCAACCCGGCTTTTGACTGGACAAGCCGTTTTAAGCGGCGCAGAAGATCCTTTTCGATTTCCGGCATACGGTCGCACCGTTGACGCAGGTTTAGCTCGCACCTTAATATTATCGTAAACTTAAGCTGGAGGGAGTTAAGATTGCCTTTTTGACGCGCCGCCATCAAAAAGGTGTTCCGCAAATCCGGCAAAGCCAGTCATTTATTCCGGATCCGTACGAACATACAGTATAGCGCCGGCGTCACGAACAGCGACAACAGCGGGGCAGTGAACATGCCTCCGACAAGCGGCGCGGCGATGCGTTGCATCACGTCCGATCCGGTTCCGGAGCTTAGCATCATTGGCAGAAGCCCGGCCACTATCACGGTCACGGTCATCATCTTAGGGCGTATCCGCATCAAGGCCCCTTCGATTATCGATTCGCGCAATTGCCCGGGGCCAACCTCCACGCCGTTGCGCAACCGCTCCTCCACGGCGTTGTCTATGTAAAGGATCATCACCACGCCGAACTCCACCGCCACGCCAGCCAGCGCGATGAAACCCACCGCCACCGCCACCGCCACCGACATGTTATAGCCGAGCAGATATACAAGCCAGAAACCGCCCGCCAGCGCGAACGGCAGGCTAAGCAGGATCATCGCCACCTTCACCGCGTTGCGGAAATAAATGTACAGCAACGCGAATACGATCAGCCCCGTGAGCGGGACCACCAGGTTGAAACGCTCCCTTGCCCGTTCCATGGATATGTATTGGCCAGACCATGAAAGCGCGTAGCCAGGCTCCAGTTTGACGGCGCGCTCCACTTCACGTTTCGCCTCGGCGGCGTATCCCCCGATGTCGCGTCCGGCAACGTCTATGTACACGTATCCGGTCAGCCGCCCGTTCTCGCTCTTGATCTCGGAAGGTCCGTCCGCGATAGAGACTGTGGCCACGCTCGACAGCGGGATGGACGCCCCCGACGGGGTGGGGATGAGCGCCGAACCTATGGACTCCGGCGATTCACGCGTGTCCCGCGGGTAGCGCATGCTTATGGAGAAGCGTTTCCTCCCGTCGAGCACGTAGCCGATGGTCTCCCCGCCTATCGCCCCCTGCACGAATTCGCGCACGTCCGCCGCGCTCACGCCGTATCGCAGGGCTTCAAGCCGGTCGAGCGTTATGTCTATGTACCGTCCGGATGAAACGCGATCGGCGAAAACGCCCCGCGTCCCTTTCACTTTTTTAAGCCCCGCCTCAACTTTCTCGGCGATCCGTGTTATTCCCTCCAACTCCGGGCCGGTTATTTTGACGCCCAGCGGGGTGCGTATGCCGGTGGAGAGCATGTCTATGCGCGTGCGGATGGGATAGCCCCAGGAGTTGGTGAGTCCGGGTATGTTCACCGTTTCGTCCAGCTTGCGGATAAGGTCGTCTATCGTCTCGCCCGCGGGCCACTGGTCTTGCGGCTTTAGCAGTATGGTCGTCTCCAGCATGGACAATGGGGCCGGGTCTGTGGCGGATTCGGCCCTGCCTGCCTTGCCGAACACCCTTTCCACCTCGGGCAGTGACTTGATGAGCCCGTCGGTCATCTGCGTGATATAGGCCGCCTCGTCCGCCGAAACGCCGGGGAGTGTGGTGGGCATGTATAGCATGTCCCCTTCATAAAGCGGCGGCATGAATTCGCTCCCAATGCGCATGGCCGGCCAAGCGGCGCTTACCATGATGGCGAGCGCCGCCGCCAGCGTCAACTTGCGCCGGTCAAGCGAGGCCAGCAGCGCCGGTTTGTATATCGCCTGAAAAAAAATGTTGAGAGGATTCCGCGATTCCGGACGGATACCGCCGCGTATGAAATATCCCATCAGCGCCGGGGTCAGCGTCACCGCCAGGGCCGCGCTGGCCGCCATGGCGAATGTTTTCGTGAAGGCCAACGGGGAGAACAGCTTTCCTTCCTGCCCACCGAGCCAGAACACCGGCAGGAACGACGCGGTGATCACAAGCAGCGAGAAAAACAGCGCCGGGCCCACCTCCACGGAGCTTTTCCGGGCGATCTCCCAGATGTCCTCCCCCGGCTCCGCCTTCTCAAGCCTTTTGCACATGTTCTCCATCATCACCATTGATGCGTCCACCATCGCCCCGATGGCGATCGCCACGCCGCCTAGCGACATGATGTCTGCGGAGACCCCCTGCCATTTCATCACACCGAACGCGGCGAGGATCCCCATCGGCAGCGTCACCACCGCCACCAGCGACGAGCGCAGGTGGAAAAGGAACAGCAGGCAGACCACCGCCACAGCCGCAGATTCCTCCAGAAGTTTCCACACAAGGTTGTCTATGGCGCGCTTTATGAGTCCGGAGCGGTCGTAAGTGACCACAAGCTCCACTCCACTCGGCAGGCCGGCCTTCAACTCTTCAAGGCGGGCCTTGACCCTGTTGATTGTCTCCAGCGCATTATGGCCGTACCTCATCACCACTATCCCGCCGGTGACCTCCCCCTCGCCGTCCAGGTCGGCCACGCCGCGTCTTGTTTCCGGCCCGATATGGATGTTCGCCACATCTTTAAGCCTCACCGGAATCCCTTTATCGCTCATCCCGACGGGGATCAGCTCGAAATCTTCTATTGTGCGCAGATATCCGTGTGAACGGATCATGTACTCCGCCCGCCCCATTTCAGTGACAGAGCCCCCGCCGGACTCGTTGGCGCTGCGGATAGCGGCGGCGACCTGGCTGGCGGTGATATTCTGCGCGGCAAGCCTCTCCGGAGCCAGTTCCACCTGGAACTGGCGCGCCATCCCCCCAATGGTGGCCGCTTCCGCCACGCCGGGAAGGCTTTGCAATTCATATTTAAGGTAAAAATCCTGTATCGCCCGCAGTTCGTCCGGGCCGTGGACGCCGCTTTTGTCCACCAGGGCGTATTCGAAAATCCATCCCACGCCGGATGCGTCCGGCCCCAGCGAGGGGGTGACGCCCGGAGGCAGCTTGCCGGCCAGCTGGTTCAAGTATTCGCTCACCCGCGCCCTTGCCCAGTATGGGTCCGTCCCGTCCTCGAATATCACGTAGATGGAAGATTCGCCGAACATGGAGAAAGCCCGCACCGCCGAAGAGCGCGGCACGGACATCAGCGCCGTGGTCAAAGGATAGGTCACCTGGTCTTCCACTATCTGCGGAGACTGCCCAGGATACATGGTCTTCACTATCACCTGGGTGTCCGAAAGGTCCGGTATCGCGTCCAGTGGCATATGGCGCATCGAATAGACGCCCCAAAGGCAAAGGGCCGCCGAAGCCAGCAGTACCCCGATCCGGTTGTTTATGGACCAGCCGATTAGTTTTTCGATCATTGGGCGCCCTGCCGCATGCGCTCGGCCGCGTCGTTTAGCGACGAGGCGGAATCAAGGAGAAACTGGCCGTTGACCGCCACCATGTCCCCCTCCGCTAGCCCCGCGGTGACCTCGATGTTTTCGCCGTCGCTAATGCCCGTGGCCACAGGGACCGGGACAAAGCGCCCGTTACCTTTGGACAGCATCGCCCGCGTCCCCCGCCCGTCCCTGATAAGGGCGCTCACCGGCGCGGCCAGCGCGTTTCGTGTCTGCGCGTTGATAAACGCGTTAACCTGCATCCCGGGGGCCAAAAGCTTCTGCCCCCCGCCGATGATCACCCTTGCGCGCAACGTCTGGCTTGCCGGGTCCGTAAGCGGGCTGGCCAGCTTGAGCGTACCTTCAACCGAAAAGTTTCCTGCGGCGGCGGGATGGATTGTCACTTTAGCTCCGTCTTCAAGCCATCCAAGCTGGTCGCGGTATATCACTATGTCCACCCAGAGGCGCGAAAGGCCGGCCAGCGTGGCGACAGGATTCATGGGATTGACGTAAGCCCCTTCGCGGACAGAAACCGAAGTGACGATGCCCCCCTTGTCTGAGCGCACAGGGGTGATTTCGATTGGGCGGCGCTTGTCCTCCAGCAGTTTCATTGTCGGCTCGTCGATTCCGGCAAGCAGCAGTTTTTCCCGCGCGCGCCACCGCTCCCGCGCCAGGCTTGCCATCATTTCCGCGTTCTGGCCCGACATCTCGGTGATTGTGGCGCCAAGCGTGTCGCGCCTGATCAGTATCTCCACATATTCGCGCTGGCGCTGGACAAGGTCCGGCGAATAGATTTCATAGACGGCCCCGCCGGGCTTTATGACAACGCCAACGGTGTTCGCGTAAAGTTTCTTGATCCATCCTTCAACGTATGGGGTGACGGTGACTATGGAGGTCTCGTCCACGTTCACCGAGCCGAAGGTCTTTATCTTGCGCGACAGTGGCATGGTCTTCACCGTAGCCAGCCTTATGCCCATTTTTTTCGCCGTGGCGGCGTTTATCGTGACGCCCGGCCCGGCCGACGATGAGGCGGTATCCTTGCGTTCCACAAGGTGCATTCCGCATAAGGGGCAATCCCCCGGATGATCCTGTGATATCTGCGGATGCATGGGACAGATCCATGATTTGGCCTGTCCTTTGGGGATTATTGGGGGCTCGGGACTTTTTTTTTATCGTTTGCGGCGGGAGCCTTCACTTCTTCCAGGAACATGCCGCATTTCGGGCAGGCGCCGGGCTTGTCTGACACTATCTCCGGATCCATGGGGCATGTGTATTTTTTTCCTTCGCCGGGGACAGTGTTGACGGACTGCATTTGCGCCCCGTGGTCATGGCCGTGTTCTGTTTGCGCCGCTTCGTCGGCCAATGCGGCCGGGATGGGCGCCGTGGCGGAGAACATCATGGCGGCCGCCATTATCCCGATGAACCTATTTTTCATTTCTGTTTCCTTCATTTAGACCATCACACAAAAAAATTGACGGTATTATTTCACGCTATTTAATGACGGCGGCGGAGTTTTAACTCCGCCGCCGCGAAATCAAGGGGGTATAAAGCCCTTAACGCACGACTATCTGCTCGCCATGGCCGGCCTTCGGGTCGGCGTCCTTGGTGAACATTATCACCGCGATGGCGCCGGTCAGGGCCTGTCTGAGCGAGTGGGTGACGATGGCGTTGGCGCCTTCCACCGGAGAAATCAGGTCGAATATCGCGCCGTCCCCGGGCCCGACGACGAACGTCTGCATCCCGTGGGACACGTTTTTCGGGTTGCCGCCGGCGTACACCTTGTCCCAAATCCCGGCGATGGGATGGAACGCGGAGAATTCGTTAGGCCCGGCGTTCACGAAGTAAACTCGCACGCGCTCGCCCGGCTTTGCCTGCAGGAAGCGTGTTGCGGCCGGATCGTGGACGGGGTCATACTTGAACACGCCGCCGTTGAACACGACATTGTTCCACTTCCCCTGCATCATGGTGTTCACGTCTTCCGGGTTGTTGTAGATCTCGGACTGGACGAGCACATACTCCCTGTCCGCCTTGGGCAAGGCCGAGCCGTCCTTCGGATCAACGATGATCACGCCGAACATGCCGCGGGCCACGTGCTGGATCATCGGGTCGGAACCGCAATGATAGAAGAACACCCCCGGATACGTGGCGGCGAAGGTGAAGTTCTTCGACTCGCCCGGCTTGATGGGGGCAAAGTCGGTGACCACGTTGGTGCGCGCCGCATGGAAGTCCATGGAGTGCGACACTTTGTTGGTCTTGTCGTTGATCAACGTGAACTCCACGGTGTCCCCTTCGGTCACCCGCACCACGGGGCCGGGCACCTTGCCGTCAAAGGTCCACATTTTGTACTTGGTCCCCTTGTTGTCCACCGGCAGGTCCACCTCGGTGGCGTGGAACGTCACCTTGTGTGTCTTCGCCTGGGCGGCGGTGGCGCCAAAGGACGCCAGGGCGAGAACGCCCCCCAAAACAGCTCCTAGCAACTTCCTTGATGTCATCAAAAACTCCTCCCCTATTTGTTGGTTGAGCCACATTTGCAGACCTGCCGCAGATAAGCGGTAAGCCCGTTAATCTCTTCATCGGTGAGCACGTCTCCCCACGCGGGCATCAGCGGAGATTTGTTCACCGCGATGCCCCCTTCCTTTATCGCCTTGAAAAGCTGCGCCTCGGGAACGTCCCCCATCGCCTTCGCGTCCGTATGGTCGCGGGGCTGCACAGCCATGGAAGGGCTGTTCACCCCTTTGCCGTTGCGTTTGAGGCCGTGGCACTGCACGCAATACGTGTTGTAGATCATCTCGCTTCCCGCCCCCTTTGGGGCCGCGGAAACTGTGCCGGCCGCCGCCAAAATAACGGCCAGCGCCGCGATTAATGAAACCATCACTATCCTCTTCATGGTCACTTCGCCTCCGGCGAAAGCTTGAGGATGTAGCCGGTGAGGCTTTCGATGTCCTCCGGGCTCATGTCAAGCTTAGGCATCCATATATACCGGTCGATCTTCTGTGGATCCTTGATGTAGGCGGCGATATAGTCCGGCTTGAGCCTTTCGGCGGCCGTGTAAAGCTCCGGGCCGGACTTGCCTCCGGCGGCCGGCTTGTACATGTGGCACGCCGAACAGCCGCGCAGCTTGGTGAAAAACATCCCCGCCATCATCATGTTCACAGCCCCGCTCTTGAAAACGCCTTTCTCCACGATTCCCGGAGAAGTCAGCGCCATCAGGTCGTCCGCGGTTGTTTCCGCCTCTTCCTTGCCAAGCTTTGGATGGGGCGCAAGGGACCCTTCGTCCACCACGTCCTCATTGGCCCCGGCCTTGATGTGCCGGAGGTAAAACTCACCGGCAGGGCGTATTCGCACAGGATTCTGGAGCCATTTCACAAGCCACGGCCTGTTGAATTTGTCCCCGGCGTAATAAAGGTCCGGCCCCTTGCGGACGGCCAGCCGTTCCAACGAAGGATTTTCCGGCTTGCCCACCGCATGGCACTTCACGCAATCGGCCTTAAGCGCCGGGCCGCCGTCCGCCGCGCCGGCCTGACGGCCGGCCAGAAGCGCCAGCGAAATAAAAGCGCAGAACAACACACGTTTCATCATCAGTCCCGCCTTACTGCTGCCCGATCGCCTGGCCCTTCATGGCCGGATTGTTTTTCAGACCAAGGCTCCCCTTGAGCGATTCCTCGTAATAGAAATCCGGGACGAACTTCTTGCCGCTCCATGCGTAAACCGGATCTGTGGCCACAGGTATGCCGTCATACTCGATGACGGTCATAAGCCCGCCCATCAGCTTGCTGCCGTTGAGGGTGTGCGAGTCCACATGGTCGTGCACCGGGAAAAGGCCAGGATTGTCCATCTCCATGATGATGTCGTACCGCTCGCCGGGGCCCACCACGATGGTGTCGGCCTCATACGGCGCCGGAAGGGGCCTGCCGTCCTTGAACGCCACCTTGAAGGTGTGCCCGTGCGGATGGATCGCGTGGATGAACTCGCCGGCCCCGATCAGGCGTATCCTGACAACGTCCCCCTTTTTCACCCGGACAGGCTGGGTGTCCGGGA from Nitrospinota bacterium harbors:
- a CDS encoding efflux RND transporter periplasmic adaptor subunit, which produces MERKDTASSSAGPGVTINAATAKKMGIRLATVKTMPLSRKIKTFGSVNVDETSIVTVTPYVEGWIKKLYANTVGVVIKPGGAVYEIYSPDLVQRQREYVEILIRRDTLGATITEMSGQNAEMMASLARERWRAREKLLLAGIDEPTMKLLEDKRRPIEITPVRSDKGGIVTSVSVREGAYVNPMNPVATLAGLSRLWVDIVIYRDQLGWLEDGAKVTIHPAAAGNFSVEGTLKLASPLTDPASQTLRARVIIGGGQKLLAPGMQVNAFINAQTRNALAAPVSALIRDGRGTRAMLSKGNGRFVPVPVATGISDGENIEVTAGLAEGDMVAVNGQFLLDSASSLNDAAERMRQGAQ
- a CDS encoding efflux RND transporter permease subunit, translating into MIEKLIGWSINNRIGVLLASAALCLWGVYSMRHMPLDAIPDLSDTQVIVKTMYPGQSPQIVEDQVTYPLTTALMSVPRSSAVRAFSMFGESSIYVIFEDGTDPYWARARVSEYLNQLAGKLPPGVTPSLGPDASGVGWIFEYALVDKSGVHGPDELRAIQDFYLKYELQSLPGVAEAATIGGMARQFQVELAPERLAAQNITASQVAAAIRSANESGGGSVTEMGRAEYMIRSHGYLRTIEDFELIPVGMSDKGIPVRLKDVANIHIGPETRRGVADLDGEGEVTGGIVVMRYGHNALETINRVKARLEELKAGLPSGVELVVTYDRSGLIKRAIDNLVWKLLEESAAVAVVCLLFLFHLRSSLVAVVTLPMGILAAFGVMKWQGVSADIMSLGGVAIAIGAMVDASMVMMENMCKRLEKAEPGEDIWEIARKSSVEVGPALFFSLLVITASFLPVFWLGGQEGKLFSPLAFTKTFAMAASAALAVTLTPALMGYFIRGGIRPESRNPLNIFFQAIYKPALLASLDRRKLTLAAALAIMVSAAWPAMRIGSEFMPPLYEGDMLYMPTTLPGVSADEAAYITQMTDGLIKSLPEVERVFGKAGRAESATDPAPLSMLETTILLKPQDQWPAGETIDDLIRKLDETVNIPGLTNSWGYPIRTRIDMLSTGIRTPLGVKITGPELEGITRIAEKVEAGLKKVKGTRGVFADRVSSGRYIDITLDRLEALRYGVSAADVREFVQGAIGGETIGYVLDGRKRFSISMRYPRDTRESPESIGSALIPTPSGASIPLSSVATVSIADGPSEIKSENGRLTGYVYIDVAGRDIGGYAAEAKREVERAVKLEPGYALSWSGQYISMERARERFNLVVPLTGLIVFALLYIYFRNAVKVAMILLSLPFALAGGFWLVYLLGYNMSVAVAVAVGFIALAGVAVEFGVVMILYIDNAVEERLRNGVEVGPGQLRESIIEGALMRIRPKMMTVTVIVAGLLPMMLSSGTGSDVMQRIAAPLVGGMFTAPLLSLFVTPALYCMFVRIRNK
- a CDS encoding cytochrome c — encoded protein: MKRIVMVSLIAALAVILAAAGTVSAAPKGAGSEMIYNTYCVQCHGLKRNGKGVNSPSMAVQPRDHTDAKAMGDVPEAQLFKAIKEGGIAVNKSPLMPAWGDVLTDEEINGLTAYLRQVCKCGSTNK
- a CDS encoding c-type cytochrome, with protein sequence MKRVLFCAFISLALLAGRQAGAADGGPALKADCVKCHAVGKPENPSLERLAVRKGPDLYYAGDKFNRPWLVKWLQNPVRIRPAGEFYLRHIKAGANEDVVDEGSLAPHPKLGKEEAETTADDLMALTSPGIVEKGVFKSGAVNMMMAGMFFTKLRGCSACHMYKPAAGGKSGPELYTAAERLKPDYIAAYIKDPQKIDRYIWMPKLDMSPEDIESLTGYILKLSPEAK
- a CDS encoding multicopper oxidase domain-containing protein, producing MTSRKLLGAVLGGVLALASFGATAAQAKTHKVTFHATEVDLPVDNKGTKYKMWTFDGKVPGPVVRVTEGDTVEFTLINDKTNKVSHSMDFHAARTNVVTDFAPIKPGESKNFTFAATYPGVFFYHCGSDPMIQHVARGMFGVIIVDPKDGSALPKADREYVLVQSEIYNNPEDVNTMMQGKWNNVVFNGGVFKYDPVHDPAATRFLQAKPGERVRVYFVNAGPNEFSAFHPIAGIWDKVYAGGNPKNVSHGMQTFVVGPGDGAIFDLISPVEGANAIVTHSLRQALTGAIAVIMFTKDADPKAGHGEQIVVR